In Harmonia axyridis chromosome 6, icHarAxyr1.1, whole genome shotgun sequence, a single window of DNA contains:
- the LOC123683099 gene encoding DNA-directed RNA polymerase III subunit RPC7-like yields the protein MSARGRGRGRGSTRSFNREKLNALGATGPNTEPQQKRNLEPPPLFPPSHKIPVTFDSSKTSDYEIVLRNSFVKHLQSTYSYMNMPEQSNDDSEKIRLPAPKKMTYDWHLLPSELRPKLKAKRQIKALKKEDNDSFLAKLGNLEKMESNSWSEEVKTKPKEEEDEDDGMEQGDEDMEEEIEDGDDYDNNYFDNGEDYCNDEDDNIDDGAVY from the coding sequence ATGTCTGCAAGAGGAAGAGGTAGAGGTAGAGGATCCACCCGTTCTTTCAATAGAGAAAAATTGAACGCTTTAGGCGCTACAGGTCCAAATACTGAACCACAACAAAAACGAAATTTAGAACCTCCACCTCTCTTTCCACCTTCACATAAAATCCCAGTGACATTTGACTCATCTAAAACTTCAGACTATGAAATAGTTCTAAGAAATTCCTTTGTGAAACACCTACAGTCAACTTACTCCTACATGAATATGCCAGAACAATCCAACGATGACTCAGAAAAGATCAGACTTCCTGCCCCAAAAAAGATGACTTACGATTGGCACTTGTTACCCTCAGAACTACGTCCAAAATTGAAGGCAAAAAGACAAATCAAAGCTTTGAAGAAGGAGGACAACGACAGCTTCTTGGCGAAACTgggaaatttggagaaaatggAGAGTAACTCTTGGTCTGAAGAGGTCAAAACTAAGCCTAAAGAGGAAGAGGATGAAGATGATGGAATGGAGCAAGGAGATGAAGATATGGAGGAGGAAATTGAAGATGGAGATGATTATGACAATAATTACTTCGATAATGGTGAAGATTATTGTAATGATGAAGATGACAACATAGATGACGGTGCTGTATATTGA